From one Macrobrachium nipponense isolate FS-2020 chromosome 37, ASM1510439v2, whole genome shotgun sequence genomic stretch:
- the LOC135209097 gene encoding glutamic acid-rich protein-like translates to MKRKKGEGNREPLSTESKVLDIKGVHELLEVVEEEEEEEGEEAEEEEEEEEDEEEEEFDEETDFDEEETDYFDEEDDYFDEEELEEEEEVEKEEEEEEEEKEQPQEQASV, encoded by the exons atgaagagaaagaaaggcgaAGGGAACAGGGAACCCCTGTCTACGGAAAGCAAG GTGCTGGATATCAAAGGAGTACATGAATTACTTgaagtagtagaagaagaagaagaggaggaaggagaggaagcagaagaggaagaagaagaagaagaagacgaagaagaggaagaatttgaTGAAGAAACTgattttgatgaggaggaaactgATTATTTTGATGAAGAAGACGACTATTTTGACGAGGAGGAattagaagaagaggaagaagtggagaaggaggaagaagaagaagaagaagaaaaagaacagcCACAGGAACAAGCATCAGTGTGA